Proteins encoded together in one Formosa sp. Hel3_A1_48 window:
- a CDS encoding RNA polymerase sigma factor yields the protein MKSNVEIEFVTQIEKHQNLIHKICRLYSNGDAEHKDLFQEITIQLWKAYPKFRGDSKFSTWMYRVGINTAISLYRKSKRKILSYRFDDVSYKIPQTETYDDTQDQQLKSIYAAIKQFNDIDKAVIFLYLEDKSYKEISEMIGITEVNARVKMNRIKKKLKTQLNP from the coding sequence TTGAAATCTAACGTAGAAATTGAATTTGTAACTCAAATTGAAAAACATCAGAATTTAATTCATAAAATCTGTCGTTTGTATTCAAATGGTGATGCCGAGCACAAAGATTTATTTCAAGAAATAACTATTCAGTTATGGAAAGCCTACCCAAAATTCCGTGGAGATTCAAAATTTAGCACTTGGATGTATCGGGTAGGAATCAACACTGCTATTTCATTGTATCGAAAATCAAAGCGCAAAATACTAAGCTATAGATTTGATGATGTTTCCTACAAAATCCCTCAAACTGAAACTTACGACGATACTCAGGACCAACAACTTAAATCCATTTATGCTGCCATAAAGCAATTCAATGATATAGATAAAGCTGTTATTTTTTTATACCTAGAGGATAAGTCTTACAAAGAAATAAGTGAAATGATAGGCATTACTGAAGTAAATGCTCGTGTAAAAATGAACAGAATTAAGAAAAAATTAAAAACACAATTAAATCCTTAA
- a CDS encoding putative signal transducing protein, which translates to MGYVKIYAGSFIIVQLISKNLEDCGITAVIKDETESARLAGFGPTTYGHQEVFVHESEEEKAIKILAYITDKFITNKT; encoded by the coding sequence ATGGGGTATGTTAAGATTTACGCTGGTAGTTTTATTATTGTTCAGTTGATCTCTAAAAATTTAGAAGATTGTGGTATTACTGCTGTTATCAAGGATGAAACAGAGTCCGCGCGATTAGCAGGTTTTGGCCCTACAACCTATGGGCATCAGGAAGTTTTTGTTCACGAAAGTGAAGAAGAAAAAGCGATTAAAATACTAGCGTATATTACTGATAAGTTTATAACAAATAAGACTTGA
- a CDS encoding peptidylprolyl isomerase: MSKQTAISKKTKKIIPEEIKETTFLLTDDNVMEFFLEYDKKHKENKVRITTDFGEIDIKLFEATKFHRSNFIYLTKKKYFNNTQFYRVINNYIIQGGNSDDQQTLNKRKKIGRYLLPNDHKKGFKHDRGMVSMPSSAVANPYKMASPFEFFIVQQHGGAHNLDGDYAVFGKVVKGMEVVDKIAAVPTDKGDWPQTNIYIKKIEIIE; the protein is encoded by the coding sequence GTGTCCAAACAAACTGCCATTTCTAAGAAAACCAAAAAAATAATACCTGAGGAAATAAAAGAAACCACTTTTTTATTAACTGATGATAATGTAATGGAATTCTTCTTAGAATACGACAAAAAACACAAAGAAAATAAAGTTCGTATCACAACTGATTTTGGAGAGATTGACATAAAACTATTCGAAGCGACAAAATTCCATCGCTCCAATTTCATATACCTTACAAAGAAAAAATATTTTAATAACACTCAATTTTACAGAGTAATCAATAATTATATCATCCAAGGGGGAAATAGCGACGATCAACAAACATTAAACAAACGCAAAAAAATAGGGCGCTATCTGTTACCAAACGATCACAAAAAGGGATTCAAACATGATCGAGGCATGGTGAGCATGCCAAGTAGTGCTGTGGCAAACCCTTACAAGATGGCCTCACCTTTTGAGTTTTTTATTGTTCAACAACATGGAGGAGCACACAACCTTGACGGAGATTATGCTGTTTTCGGAAAAGTTGTTAAAGGTATGGAAGTGGTTGATAAAATCGCAGCAGTACCTACTGATAAGGGCGATTGGCCACAAACAAATATATACATCAAGAAAATTGAAATCATCGAATAG
- a CDS encoding hydrogen peroxide-inducible genes activator yields the protein MTITQLHYVLAVAEHQNFTKAAQHCFVTQPTLSMQVQKLEEQLNVQIFDRGKKPIELTNVGRKIVAQAKNIVAEAERINDIVDQEKGFVGGEFKLGIIPTIMPTLLPMFLKTFIKKYPKVKLKIEELTTEEIIQRINDGHLDAAIAATPLKIENIKERVLFYEPFVGYIPANHRLKNKKTIEVSDLDINDMLLLEDGHCFRDGVLNLCKTLNKADDESFQLESGSIEMLVKLANEGMGMTLLPYLNTLDLKEKEQHNLHFFAPPSPAREVSLIYNKNELKIQIINAIHDAISAIIRGAIAFQDVEIISPVAER from the coding sequence ATGACCATCACCCAATTGCATTATGTTTTGGCGGTAGCCGAGCATCAAAACTTTACCAAAGCGGCGCAGCATTGCTTTGTGACACAACCTACGCTTAGTATGCAAGTACAAAAACTAGAAGAACAATTGAATGTTCAAATATTTGACCGTGGCAAAAAACCCATTGAACTTACCAATGTTGGACGTAAAATTGTGGCACAAGCCAAAAATATAGTCGCAGAGGCCGAACGCATAAATGATATTGTTGATCAAGAAAAAGGATTTGTTGGCGGAGAATTCAAATTGGGCATCATCCCCACCATCATGCCTACACTGTTGCCTATGTTTCTCAAAACCTTCATTAAAAAATATCCAAAAGTCAAATTAAAGATTGAGGAGCTCACTACAGAAGAAATCATTCAACGCATAAATGATGGGCATTTGGATGCCGCTATTGCTGCCACACCACTAAAAATAGAAAACATAAAAGAGCGGGTATTATTTTATGAACCTTTTGTCGGCTACATTCCGGCGAATCACAGGTTGAAAAATAAGAAAACTATCGAAGTATCTGATTTGGATATCAACGATATGTTATTGCTTGAGGATGGGCATTGCTTTAGAGATGGTGTTTTGAATCTGTGTAAAACATTGAATAAAGCTGATGATGAATCATTTCAACTCGAGAGCGGCAGTATAGAAATGTTGGTAAAATTGGCCAACGAAGGCATGGGCATGACGCTTTTGCCTTATCTCAATACATTGGATTTAAAAGAAAAAGAACAGCATAATCTACACTTTTTTGCACCCCCCTCACCTGCACGAGAAGTCAGTTTGATTTATAATAAAAACGAATTAAAAATTCAAATCATTAATGCGATCCACGACGCCATCTCAGCAATTATTAGAGGGGCTATAGCATTTCAAGATGTGGAAATTATTAGCCCCGTAGCTGAACGCTAA
- a CDS encoding glycosyltransferase, whose amino-acid sequence MPAKISVLIPFKNTAAYLPECIDSILNQTFSDWEAIFVDDHSSDNSAKIVQNYAKNDSRIKCLKNKGSGIITALCTAYGDCNGNLITRMDSDDIMMPEKLHAMQLDLYTKGKGHIALGLVEYFSEKGVNDGYKRYEKWLNKLISLGCNFDELYKECVIPSPCWMVHREDFDKCGGFQSNIYPEDYDLAFRFFKFGLKCIPSKNILHRWRDYAVRTSRTSPNYAENSFVDLKLKYFLELSYDHSKTLVVWGAGKKGKKLAALLLKIKIPFEWICDNPKKIGKNIYGKILKPWATLSEINKSQSIITVANENAQEFMVNYFNQQNKKHMKDYFFFT is encoded by the coding sequence ATGCCAGCCAAAATTAGTGTACTAATCCCTTTTAAAAATACTGCGGCCTATTTGCCAGAGTGTATCGATTCTATTTTAAATCAAACATTTTCGGATTGGGAAGCAATTTTTGTGGATGACCATTCATCAGATAATAGCGCAAAAATTGTTCAAAATTATGCGAAAAATGATTCTAGAATCAAGTGTTTAAAAAATAAAGGCTCAGGAATTATTACTGCTTTGTGCACGGCTTATGGTGATTGCAATGGAAATTTAATCACTCGTATGGATAGTGACGATATTATGATGCCTGAAAAACTTCATGCAATGCAGCTCGATTTATATACAAAGGGCAAGGGGCACATAGCCTTAGGTTTGGTTGAATATTTTTCAGAAAAAGGGGTGAATGATGGTTATAAACGCTATGAAAAATGGCTCAACAAGCTAATATCATTAGGGTGTAACTTTGATGAACTTTATAAGGAATGTGTCATTCCTTCGCCGTGTTGGATGGTACATCGTGAGGATTTTGATAAGTGTGGAGGTTTTCAATCCAATATTTACCCTGAAGATTACGATTTGGCTTTTCGGTTTTTTAAATTTGGTTTAAAGTGTATTCCATCAAAAAACATACTTCACCGTTGGCGCGATTATGCCGTTCGTACATCCAGAACAAGTCCTAATTACGCGGAGAATTCATTCGTTGACTTAAAATTAAAATACTTTTTAGAATTGTCCTACGATCATTCCAAGACACTGGTGGTGTGGGGCGCTGGTAAAAAAGGCAAAAAATTAGCCGCTTTACTTTTAAAAATAAAAATTCCGTTCGAATGGATCTGCGATAATCCAAAAAAAATTGGAAAAAATATATATGGAAAAATTCTTAAACCGTGGGCCACTTTGTCAGAAATAAACAAAAGCCAAAGCATCATTACTGTGGCTAATGAAAATGCTCAAGAATTTATGGTTAATTATTTTAATCAACAAAATAAAAAACACATGAAAGATTACTTTTTCTTCACATAA
- a CDS encoding DUF1456 family protein: MGLTNNDIFKKLRVAHKLRDEDIIKICALKDFKVTKGEINALFRNENHPKFMPCGDQFLRNFLDGLIIHLRGPMPQKQIKKS, encoded by the coding sequence ATGGGACTTACAAATAACGATATTTTCAAAAAATTAAGAGTTGCTCATAAATTACGTGACGAAGACATCATCAAAATTTGCGCACTCAAAGACTTTAAAGTGACAAAAGGTGAAATTAACGCACTTTTTAGAAATGAAAATCACCCAAAATTTATGCCTTGTGGCGATCAATTTTTACGTAATTTTTTGGATGGCTTAATTATTCACCTAAGAGGCCCAATGCCGCAAAAACAAATCAAAAAATCATGA
- a CDS encoding lysophospholipid acyltransferase family protein: MRLFKKNIFGQYLFIKKWIIRILGAFSHQRYQGFNDLQIEGSEILRQLPETNVLFISNHQTYFADVVAMFHVFNASLSGRDDSIKNVGYLWNPKLNLYYVAAKETMKAGLLPKIFAYAGSISIERTWRSSGKDVNRQVKMSDISNIKKALDDGWVITFPQGTTTPFKPIRKGTAHIIKHYKPIVVPIVIDGFRRSFDKKGIRIKKKNILQSMEIKAPLAIDYENETIPQIVEKIEYAIEQHPSFLKVIPQEELLENERLNKKRDW, translated from the coding sequence ATGCGGTTATTCAAAAAAAACATTTTTGGCCAATACCTTTTTATAAAAAAATGGATCATTCGCATCTTGGGTGCATTCAGCCATCAACGCTACCAAGGGTTTAATGACCTACAAATTGAGGGCTCAGAAATTTTACGTCAATTACCAGAGACCAACGTTCTTTTTATTTCTAACCACCAAACGTATTTTGCCGATGTTGTGGCGATGTTTCATGTGTTTAATGCCTCCTTGAGTGGTCGTGACGATTCCATCAAAAATGTAGGATACCTCTGGAATCCCAAGCTAAATCTTTATTATGTAGCGGCCAAAGAAACGATGAAAGCTGGATTGTTGCCCAAAATTTTTGCTTATGCTGGATCTATAAGTATTGAGCGAACTTGGAGATCATCAGGAAAAGATGTTAATCGACAGGTAAAGATGAGTGATATTTCCAACATTAAAAAAGCATTGGATGATGGTTGGGTCATTACCTTTCCACAGGGTACTACAACTCCTTTTAAGCCTATTCGAAAGGGTACAGCGCATATTATTAAACATTACAAGCCTATTGTAGTTCCCATTGTAATTGACGGGTTCAGGCGCTCTTTTGACAAAAAAGGTATCCGCATCAAAAAGAAAAATATACTTCAATCAATGGAAATCAAAGCGCCATTAGCTATTGATTATGAAAACGAAACAATACCCCAGATTGTTGAAAAAATCGAATATGCTATTGAGCAGCATCCATCGTTTTTAAAAGTCATTCCACAAGAAGAATTGTTAGAAAATGAACGTTTGAATAAAAAACGCGATTGGTAA
- a CDS encoding DUF1684 domain-containing protein produces MKKLLFYCFILTLCTQCKNDAKTFQIDNAYIESVEKERKDRDKRRVKYLELCGLFKLDTTGTIFGIDKSNKVSTSPNEINQNIGKFQWDGKAFNFEAFNDIKITGSNGAEVQTKPLILNAIGDSEKLFFNAISWRVITRSGALYLRVWDKNNPAINAFKGFENYAPNSDFIFEADFEYFETSKSELVASKLGVDDVAKFIGSVHFYFEGEAYTLDVGESGWIMVGDATNGEETYGSGRYIYVDIPETDGKVHLDFNYLYNPPCSYSEFTTCLLPPLQNRLPFRIEAGELIEHKNLNE; encoded by the coding sequence ATGAAAAAATTACTTTTTTATTGTTTCATTCTAACACTATGTACTCAATGTAAAAATGATGCAAAAACGTTTCAAATTGATAATGCCTATATCGAAAGTGTAGAAAAAGAAAGAAAAGATCGCGACAAAAGACGTGTAAAATATTTAGAATTATGTGGTCTCTTCAAATTAGATACCACTGGAACCATTTTTGGAATCGATAAAAGCAATAAAGTCAGCACTTCACCTAATGAAATAAATCAAAATATTGGGAAATTTCAATGGGATGGAAAAGCATTTAACTTTGAGGCATTCAATGACATTAAAATCACCGGTAGTAATGGTGCAGAAGTACAAACTAAACCTTTGATTTTAAACGCTATTGGCGACTCTGAAAAATTATTCTTCAATGCTATAAGCTGGCGCGTTATTACACGTTCTGGGGCACTTTATTTGCGTGTTTGGGACAAAAACAACCCTGCCATTAATGCCTTTAAAGGATTTGAAAACTATGCGCCTAATTCAGATTTTATTTTTGAAGCAGATTTTGAATATTTTGAAACTTCAAAATCCGAATTAGTCGCTTCAAAATTAGGGGTCGATGATGTTGCAAAATTCATAGGCAGCGTTCATTTTTATTTTGAAGGTGAGGCTTATACTTTAGATGTTGGCGAAAGTGGCTGGATTATGGTTGGTGATGCAACTAACGGTGAAGAAACTTATGGAAGTGGGCGCTATATTTATGTCGATATTCCAGAAACAGATGGTAAAGTTCATTTAGACTTTAACTATTTGTACAATCCACCTTGCAGCTACTCCGAATTCACTACCTGTCTACTTCCGCCTTTACAAAACAGACTACCCTTTAGAATTGAAGCTGGTGAACTCATCGAACACAAAAATTTAAATGAATAA
- a CDS encoding S10 family peptidase, giving the protein MRKSVIIQLLLCASLSFAQELKIPLDTTVTTQHKTIIKGVNISYTAETGTQPVWDKEGTVIASLFYTYYTRENIKDRSSRPLIISFNGGPGSASVWMHMAYTGPRILNVDDEGYPVQPYGFKSNPNSILDVADIVFVNPVNTGYSRMVPNQDGEMPDRSQFFGINEDIAYLSGWINTFVTRKNRWESPKYIIGESYGGTRVMGLSLALQQNQWMYLNGVILVSPADYKTLRVGGPVSSALNLPYYAAAAWYHKMLPDDLQSKDLLEILPEIENFTINDLIPALAKGGFASDEEKMKISEKMALYSGLSQKVILQHNLDVPNRFFWKELLREKTGQTIGRLDSRYLGIDKKESGTSPDYSAELTSWLHSFTPAINHYIKNELKFVTDLKYNMFGSVQPWNNENDNTRDDLRLAMAQNPYLKVLNQSGYYDGATTYFSAKYTLSQIDPSGKMKDRLSFKGYRSGHMMYLRNEDLIQSNEDLRAFIKASSADGKAAKY; this is encoded by the coding sequence ATGCGAAAAAGCGTCATCATTCAATTGCTTTTATGTGCAAGCTTGAGCTTTGCACAAGAGCTTAAGATTCCCTTGGACACCACAGTGACCACACAACATAAAACTATAATAAAGGGTGTAAATATATCGTACACTGCCGAAACAGGCACACAACCTGTATGGGATAAAGAGGGAACTGTAATCGCCAGTCTATTTTACACTTATTATACTCGAGAAAACATTAAAGATAGAAGTTCTCGACCCTTAATAATCTCATTCAATGGTGGGCCAGGATCGGCATCTGTGTGGATGCATATGGCTTATACCGGTCCAAGGATTTTGAATGTAGATGACGAAGGGTATCCAGTGCAACCCTACGGATTCAAAAGTAATCCAAATTCAATTCTAGATGTTGCCGATATCGTATTTGTTAACCCTGTTAATACGGGCTATTCACGCATGGTGCCAAATCAAGATGGAGAAATGCCTGATCGCAGTCAGTTTTTTGGCATAAATGAAGATATTGCCTACCTCTCTGGATGGATCAACACTTTTGTAACACGAAAAAATCGTTGGGAATCCCCAAAATACATTATTGGTGAGAGTTATGGTGGTACACGCGTCATGGGGCTTTCGTTGGCCTTACAGCAAAATCAATGGATGTACCTCAATGGAGTTATTTTGGTTTCACCAGCCGATTATAAAACTCTTCGTGTTGGTGGGCCGGTTTCCTCAGCGCTCAATCTCCCCTACTATGCCGCAGCGGCTTGGTATCACAAAATGCTGCCTGATGATCTTCAATCTAAGGACCTTTTAGAAATTTTACCGGAGATAGAAAACTTCACAATTAATGATCTTATTCCAGCTTTAGCCAAAGGTGGATTTGCAAGCGATGAGGAAAAAATGAAAATTAGCGAAAAAATGGCGCTCTATTCTGGATTAAGTCAAAAAGTTATTTTACAACATAATTTGGATGTACCCAATCGTTTTTTTTGGAAAGAGTTACTGCGCGAGAAAACAGGTCAAACAATCGGACGGTTGGATTCTCGCTATTTAGGAATTGACAAAAAGGAATCGGGAACTAGTCCTGATTACAGTGCTGAGTTGACTTCGTGGCTGCACTCTTTCACTCCGGCAATAAATCATTACATCAAAAATGAACTAAAGTTTGTGACAGACTTAAAATACAATATGTTTGGTTCTGTTCAACCTTGGAATAACGAAAATGATAACACTCGAGACGATTTACGCTTGGCGATGGCACAAAATCCATATCTAAAAGTACTTAACCAATCTGGTTATTACGATGGAGCTACAACTTATTTTAGTGCAAAATATACTTTGTCTCAAATAGACCCAAGTGGAAAAATGAAAGATCGTCTATCATTTAAAGGCTACCGAAGTGGACATATGATGTATTTGCGCAACGAAGACTTGATTCAATCCAACGAGGATTTGAGAGCATTTATCAAAGCATCCTCCGCTGATGGAAAAGCAGCAAAGTACTAA
- a CDS encoding DUF4442 domain-containing protein encodes MALSAKKLNLFLVFNLPSAFLCGVRVKQINAFECHVGVRHKWINKNPFKSMFWAVQGMAAELATGALIIMKIQQLNKKISMLVIKNEAQFTKKAKGRITFRCAQGMDIDKVLQSAIESGEGQTLTLKAEGRDEAGDVVATFNFIWSLKRKF; translated from the coding sequence ATGGCACTTTCAGCAAAAAAACTCAACCTCTTTCTCGTATTCAACCTTCCCTCAGCTTTCTTATGTGGTGTGCGAGTTAAGCAGATTAATGCATTCGAGTGTCATGTAGGTGTTCGTCATAAATGGATCAATAAGAATCCGTTCAAATCAATGTTTTGGGCGGTACAAGGCATGGCCGCCGAATTGGCTACAGGCGCCCTTATAATTATGAAAATCCAGCAGTTAAATAAAAAGATATCTATGCTTGTTATAAAAAATGAAGCACAATTCACAAAAAAAGCCAAAGGCCGAATTACATTTCGTTGTGCTCAAGGAATGGACATAGATAAAGTCCTCCAATCTGCTATTGAAAGCGGTGAGGGGCAGACCTTAACGCTAAAAGCTGAAGGACGTGACGAGGCAGGAGATGTGGTAGCTACATTCAACTTTATTTGGAGTCTAAAAAGAAAGTTTTAA
- a CDS encoding NUDIX hydrolase, translated as MRFDAFSKIISALNSLPLPGIDAQLIMAPPFRAELLQQNKLLKKNAKPAAVLALFYPDRTMNTNLVLIVRKTSSGVHSAQVGFPGGKPELSDQNLEATAVRETWEEIGVSKDHIKLLFPLTELYIPPSNFIVFPFVGMTATTPNFKLQPSEVESIIEVPLNDVLDDSKRIFTLVSTSYGSKVKVPAFNFDGHIVWGATAMILMELIHLLNSILKK; from the coding sequence ATGAGATTTGATGCATTTTCTAAAATTATATCCGCACTAAATTCTTTGCCACTTCCGGGAATTGATGCACAGTTGATCATGGCGCCTCCTTTTAGAGCGGAATTATTACAACAAAATAAGCTGTTAAAAAAGAATGCAAAGCCAGCTGCTGTTCTTGCATTATTTTATCCCGATCGTACAATGAATACTAATCTTGTTCTAATTGTACGCAAAACCAGTTCAGGAGTTCATTCAGCACAAGTGGGTTTTCCTGGTGGTAAACCTGAACTTTCAGACCAGAATTTAGAAGCAACTGCAGTTAGAGAAACCTGGGAGGAGATAGGGGTGTCAAAAGATCATATTAAATTGTTGTTTCCGTTAACTGAGCTTTACATCCCACCGAGTAACTTCATTGTTTTTCCATTTGTCGGCATGACGGCTACGACACCGAATTTTAAACTTCAGCCCTCCGAAGTGGAATCCATTATAGAAGTTCCGTTGAACGATGTATTGGATGATTCGAAAAGAATTTTTACATTGGTTTCAACATCTTATGGTTCAAAAGTAAAAGTACCTGCTTTTAATTTTGATGGGCATATTGTTTGGGGTGCAACGGCCATGATTTTGATGGAATTAATCCATTTATTGAATTCAATTTTAAAAAAATAG
- a CDS encoding M3 family metallopeptidase — MNTKNTTPFTYLLLVCIHILSTSCTNSTTDQDNILLQEWTGPYGGVPAFDKMEVADIQSAVEYGMEENLKEIEAIANNEAAPTFENTIEAMERSGAYLDRVFSYYGIFSSNMSSPEFREVQAVLAPKLSEFSSKINQNEALFKRIKTVYDNAQENPLDSDQQRVVELVYKGFAMRGAAIDAKKKERYAAIDKELSVLYNKFSDNVLHDEENYVTYLNKDQLGGLSDGFIKSAAAIAKEKGQEGKYAITNTRSSMDPFLTYSTERDLRKQVWTNYYSRGDNNDEYDNKEIIAEILKLRRERVELLGHKNYAEWRLQDRMAKTPENALNLMEAVWPAAISRVAEEVADMQTIADANGDNITIEPWDYRYYAEKVRVAKYDLNSDEVKQYLQLDKLREAMFYVAGRLFNYKFEPVPEGSVPVFQEDVKVWEVTDLDSGAHIGLWYLDPFARAGKRSGAWATTYRSHTIFDGKKTVLASNNSNFIKAAPGEAVLVSWDDATTFFHEFGHALHFFSSNVKYPTLNGGVRDYTEFQSQLLERWLSTDEVISQYLVHHETGEVIPKALVAKIKKAATFNQGFGTTEYLASALMDMKLHLADPEGMDVGDFEKETLAALDMPKELPMRHRTPHFGHVFSGEGYATAYYGYMWADVLTADAAEAFTDSEGGFYDEDMASKLVKYLFAPRNAIDPAKAYRLFRGRDAQIEALMRDRGFIN; from the coding sequence ATGAACACAAAAAATACCACTCCTTTTACTTATTTACTATTAGTTTGTATCCATATTTTGAGTACAAGTTGCACAAATTCAACAACAGACCAAGACAATATATTGCTTCAAGAATGGACAGGTCCCTATGGAGGTGTACCTGCTTTTGACAAGATGGAAGTTGCTGATATTCAATCGGCTGTAGAATATGGCATGGAAGAAAACCTCAAAGAAATAGAAGCCATTGCCAATAATGAAGCCGCACCAACTTTTGAAAATACGATTGAAGCTATGGAACGCTCTGGAGCATATTTAGATCGTGTTTTTTCGTACTACGGAATTTTTAGCAGTAATATGTCTTCCCCAGAATTTAGAGAAGTTCAAGCTGTCCTTGCACCAAAATTATCTGAATTTTCTTCAAAAATAAACCAAAACGAAGCGCTTTTTAAGCGCATTAAAACCGTTTATGACAACGCCCAAGAAAACCCTTTAGATAGCGACCAACAACGCGTCGTAGAGCTTGTTTACAAAGGATTTGCCATGCGTGGAGCGGCAATTGATGCTAAGAAAAAAGAACGCTATGCGGCCATTGATAAAGAACTTTCGGTACTATACAATAAATTTTCGGACAACGTACTACACGACGAAGAAAACTACGTAACCTACCTCAACAAAGATCAACTTGGTGGACTTTCTGATGGATTTATAAAATCGGCAGCAGCCATAGCCAAAGAAAAAGGGCAGGAAGGGAAATATGCCATCACCAATACGCGTTCCTCGATGGATCCTTTTTTAACTTATTCTACCGAAAGAGATTTACGCAAACAAGTTTGGACCAATTATTATTCTCGTGGCGATAACAACGACGAGTATGACAACAAAGAAATCATCGCTGAAATCTTAAAACTTCGCCGCGAAAGAGTCGAACTTTTAGGTCATAAAAATTATGCAGAATGGCGTTTGCAAGACCGCATGGCTAAAACTCCTGAAAATGCCTTAAACTTGATGGAAGCGGTTTGGCCTGCAGCAATTTCTAGAGTGGCAGAAGAAGTGGCCGACATGCAAACCATTGCCGATGCCAATGGCGATAACATCACCATAGAGCCATGGGATTACCGCTACTATGCCGAAAAAGTGCGTGTGGCTAAATATGACCTCAACAGCGACGAAGTCAAACAATACCTACAATTAGACAAACTCCGTGAAGCTATGTTTTATGTCGCTGGACGATTGTTCAATTACAAATTTGAACCTGTCCCCGAAGGAAGTGTCCCTGTTTTTCAAGAAGATGTAAAGGTTTGGGAAGTTACCGATTTGGATTCTGGAGCCCATATTGGACTTTGGTATTTAGACCCTTTTGCACGAGCTGGAAAACGATCTGGTGCTTGGGCAACTACCTACAGAAGTCACACTATTTTTGATGGAAAAAAGACGGTTTTGGCCTCCAACAATTCAAATTTCATCAAGGCGGCGCCTGGCGAAGCAGTTCTTGTATCCTGGGACGATGCCACTACCTTTTTCCATGAATTTGGACATGCCTTACACTTCTTTTCTTCAAACGTAAAATATCCAACACTCAATGGTGGAGTACGCGATTACACAGAATTCCAATCACAACTTTTGGAGCGCTGGTTGTCTACAGATGAAGTGATCTCACAATATTTAGTACACCACGAAACAGGAGAAGTCATTCCTAAAGCTTTAGTGGCAAAAATTAAAAAAGCGGCCACCTTCAATCAAGGATTTGGTACTACTGAATATCTGGCCTCTGCGCTTATGGACATGAAACTCCACCTCGCCGATCCTGAGGGTATGGATGTAGGGGATTTTGAAAAAGAAACTTTAGCGGCGCTCGATATGCCCAAAGAATTGCCTATGCGCCACCGTACACCACACTTTGGTCATGTATTTTCTGGTGAGGGCTATGCCACGGCCTATTATGGCTATATGTGGGCAGACGTCCTCACAGCCGATGCTGCAGAAGCATTTACAGACAGCGAAGGCGGTTTTTATGACGAAGACATGGCCAGTAAACTCGTAAAATACTTGTTTGCGCCGCGCAACGCTATAGATCCTGCAAAGGCCTACCGATTGTTTAGAGGCCGTGATGCACAGATCGAAGCTCTGATGCGTGATCGTGGGTTCATTAATTAG